A stretch of Candidatus Babeliales bacterium DNA encodes these proteins:
- a CDS encoding thioredoxin family protein yields the protein MKKFTLATLCTIAAPVIVLSLFAQEISPRRPLYLHEQKKSVRSTQQHLSTFTSTGDVILDFYADWCGPCNRMSPLIDSLAATMPGFTFIKINRDFFLDLANIFNITSIPTLIFLRNGQEIGRYDGKPLTKHELAQLIIRVYNNK from the coding sequence ATGAAAAAATTTACCCTAGCCACGCTCTGTACTATTGCCGCACCGGTTATCGTTCTTTCACTTTTTGCACAAGAAATTTCCCCCAGAAGGCCACTCTATCTCCACGAACAGAAAAAATCAGTTCGTTCTACACAACAACATCTGAGTACTTTCACCTCTACCGGTGATGTGATTCTTGATTTTTATGCCGATTGGTGTGGACCATGTAATCGTATGTCACCACTTATTGACAGCCTTGCTGCAACAATGCCGGGATTCACTTTTATTAAAATTAACCGTGACTTCTTTTTAGATCTGGCAAATATATTCAATATAACAAGTATTCCAACTCTCATTTTCCTACGTAACGGACAAGAAATTGGTCGTTATGATGGCAAACCGCTCACAAAACATGAACTTGCTCAATTAATTATTAGAGTGTACAATAACAAATAG